The DNA sequence ATGACGCCCGAACAGGAGCGGCTAGCACTCTGGCACGCGATATTCGCTGTATAACAAAGCCACCTGCTTGCCACTTCTCGATAGCGAATACTCACCACGAGCGGTATTTCTCCAACTCATGAACCAGCACTCACCGATACAGTATCACCACGAGACTGCCGTCGATATCGACCGATTACAGCAGTACGTCGACGTTCTCGACGACGTTCTCGAATACGCACGGGACCGCGACTACTCGGGATGGGACTACGGAGACGGGATGAGCAGTCGCGTGCTCCACACGATTCCCTTCGACAACAAGTGGTTCAACCTCGCCGTCCAGGAGTTCATCAAGCGGTCCCCGGTCAACGTTCGACCGCTGTTTCGCGTCGAACAGCGGCGAAACTTCAAGGGCATCGCACTGTTTGCGATGGCGAACCGAACGCGTGCACAGATAGCACCCTGGTTCGATGGTGCTGGCGACCCCGAACGCTACCGAAGCGATGCCGCGTCACTGACGGAATGGCTAGTCGACCACCAGGTTACGGGGTACAGCGGGTTCGGCGGCAGTCACCGACACAGAATCCAGCACCCGTCCGGCCGGAGTGGTCCCCGAGAGACGGTCCCGAATCAACCGAACCTCGTCTCGACCTCCTACGGAGTCAAAGCCCTCCTCGCGGGTGCTGAGTTCGACTCGCGCTACCCGGGTATTGCGAAGTCAGCGGTCGACCTCGCCGTCGAGGACCTCGACTACCGTCCGACAGACGACGGCGCAGTGATGGACTACTACCTGACCCACCCGAAGGACAGTTACACGCTCAACGCACTGGCTATCGGTGCCCGGTACTTCATCGAACTCTACGACCACTTCGGCGACGAGGAGGTACGCGAACGCGCCGAGAGCGTGTTCGATTTCGTCGCGTCGAAACAGACCGAACGCGGCGGATGGTACTACCGCGAACCGCCGACCTCGTCGCACCTCTCGATGGACAACCACCACAACGGGTTCATCATCGAGAGTCTCCTCCGCTACGAGCACATCGTCGGAAGCGGCCGGTACGACGACGAGATTGCACGCGGATTGGACTTTTACGCCCGCGAGTTGTTCGACGAGGACGGCGCTCCGAACTTCGACGAAGAGAACGCGTATCCGAGAGACATCCACGCGACAGCACAGGGGATTCTCGTGTTTACCTACGCAGGCCAGCACGAACTCGCTGCGCGCGCCATCGACTGGGCACTCGAAAATATGTACGTACCCGAAGAAGGTCGCTTCTACTTCCGAAAACATCGGTTCTACACGAAGCGCACGACCCTGATGCGCTGGTGTCAAGCGTGGATGGCCTACGCACTCTCCGAGTTCGTCGCGTCGACGATTGCCGGCGAACCCTCCCACGGGTACGGTATCGACACCCTTCGTGCAGCGACAGAGACTGCCTGAACGTCCCTCGACGTTCCTGTTTTCTGTATAGTCGCTTCATAACAAATCTCCACCCTCACGTCAACACGAATCGAGAATGTCTTCTGAGATGATATGCGCGGGGACGCCCCACTCTGGGCACCGTGTCACCGCCGGGGTGACCGCAGTCGTCGGAAGGGCGGCGTCTCGGACCCACGATGGCAACGGCCACCGGACGTATCGAGCGACCCCACGCGTCGAAGACATCCATACCTGTTCACAACCATGACAATCCAAATCGTAGAGTTCGACGAGAGTCGACGTGACGAGTGGGACCGATACGTCACGCGGTCGGGCGACGCGAGCATCTTCCACCAGTATCGTGCCCTCGAACTGCAGGCGAAGCACTCGAACTCGACACTCCATCCGCTGGTCGGGTTCAAAAACGAGCAGGCAATCGGACTGTATCCGGTGTTCGAGTTGCGGAAAGGACCCGTGAAGACCGCGTTTTCACCACCACCAGACCTCGGTGTCCCGTACCTCGGACCCGTCATGCTGGGTGCGGACAACATCAAACAGCGAAAGCTCGAACGCCGTCGAAATCAGTTCATCGAGGGGTGTACCGGCTGGGTTTCGCGTGAGATTACGCCGATATACACCCACCTTCGGGTCGGGAATTACTACACCGACATGCGAATCTTCCAGTGGGGCGGGTCTACGGTGACGCCGAAGTACACCTACAACGTCGACGTGGACCGCAGTGAAGACGACTTACTGCTGTCGTTCAGTCGGAGTGCCCGCCGGAACATCCGCGACGCGGAAGACATCTCGTCGAACATCTCTGTCGGGGGAGGGCAGACGTGGACGCGATTCTCCAACTCGTCGAAGACCGATACGACGAGCAGGATTTAGCGTTCGACGTGCCTCCAGCGTTCGTCCGCGACCTGTACGACGACCTGCCGGACGGACAGGTCCAGCCGTACGTGTTCAAAAACGACGGTGAGTTCGTCAGTGGCATCATCGTCTTGAACTACGGACAGACGACTTACCGATGGCTCGGTGGTGTCCGTCCCAAAGAGGACTACCGAGTCGACGTCAACGACCTCCTCGACTGGCAGATTATGCGCGATGCGAAGCGCGACGGGCGAGTTCGATACGACCTCGTCGGCGCGAACAACCGCAGACTCAATCGGTACAAGGGGAAGTACAACCCCGAACTGGTCACGTTCTACCAGATAGAACACGGGTCACTCCCCATCCGTGCTGCCGCACACCTCTACAAGAACGGTGTCGGGTCTGGAATCGCTGCACTCACACAGTCGAAGCGCCCGATTAGTCCGGCACGGTTGGTCTCAGGAATCGCCCCGTCGATGATGACGGCCCAACAGCGCGAATCAGTCCCCGGAGACACCGTCTCCGGCGAAAAGTAACCCTCTCAACACACAGATGTCACAACTACGACTCGAACAGATGAACCTCGACGAATGGGACGACGCACTCCCATCGTCCGGGGTCGAAGTATTCCAAACATCCGCGGTCCTCGACGCAATCGACCAGCACTTCGACGGAGAGATGCGCCTCCTCGGCGCGTTCAAAGGACAGGAACCTGTCGCGCTCCTCCCAGTGTTCGAGCGCAAGAACCCACTCGGGCGCGTCGTCGTCTCACCTCCACCGTCGATGGCGATACCCTACATCGGCCCGATACTGATGCCGAACAGTCCGAAACAGAGCGCCTACGAGTCGGTGAACAAGGAGTTCGCCGAACTGGTGATGGACGAACTCGGTGTCAGGTCGAATCGGGCGTTCGTCCGTATCCTCTGTTCACCCTCGTATCTCGACCCGCGGCCCTTCGAATGGTCTGGGTTCGCAATCAAACCTGCGTTCACCTACCGCATCGACCAGTCCACGCAGTCGCTCGACGACGTTCAGAGTCAACTTAGCCGGAGCCTCAGGCGCGAAATCCGACAGACGCAAGACCTCGACGTCACCGTCAGCAGGGAAGGAATCGACGGTGCAAAACTCGTGTACGAAGACGTGGTCTCCCGATACGACGAACAGGACGAGCCGTTCGGGATGCCGTGGGAGTTCGTCGAGACACTCGTTCGAAACCTCGACGACCGATGCCGGGTCTACGTTGCACGTGACCCAGACGGGGAGTACCTCAGCGGAATCATCGTCCCGTACTCCGAGGAGACTGGCTACTTCTGGCTTGGTGGGGCACGCGGTGTGTACGAGGGGCTGAGTGTCAACAACCTCCTCCACTGGACGATTCTCGAAGACATCGCCACCGACGAGGCCCTCGATTCGGTCACGAAATACGACCTCGTCGGCGCGAACACCGAACGACTCTGCAACTACAAATCGAAGTTCGGCGGCGAGTTGGTCCCGTACTACACCGTCGAGTCGACGGGTGTCGGAATGAACCTTGCAAAACGAACGTACCAACTCCTGAACAAGAGTGGCGAGCGGATTCCCACGAAGTAACGGACCCTGCACGCTCTCGGCACCTCCTACGCCATCTGTTTGCTCTCGATGACCTGCCAGATACCAGTTGCCTCGTTGGTGATTCCGTAGACGCGTCCTTTTTTCCGGTCTTCGGGGACGAGGAGTTCGACCAGCGAGCGTTCTCTAAGTTCTTGGAGTGCCCGGGAGACGTGCGCAACGGGACGACCAGAGTCTGCTGCAATCTGCGTCGGTGTCGCGGGACTCTCGTCGAGGCGTTCGAGAACGTCGACCCGATACCGCGAACTGATGACGAACCCGACGTCGTCCCACACAACGTCCTCGGCCATCGCACTGGCAGAACTCATGCTACACACACCTCCGTCAAGTCGTGGTACATACCCAGACGGCCTGCGGCCGGGTGAGACGGGGGCGGACGAACAGGAGAAGATTCCGAGACAGACCCCGAACAGTGCGAGGCCGGTTTGGACACCCATATTCGACCGATTAACGTCATATTAACGACTACAGTACCGGGTACCTGAATTGCCGGTCGCACTCGTTTGGAGCTCATTCGTTCGTTACTAAGAACTTAATTACATAAAGTCACCGTTGTAATAATTATCATGAGTTCGTGAACGTCAAGAAGAAACGAATAACAGTGCGAACAGAACGTTTGCAGACCCACGAGTGTCCGTGTTTACGTGTCTTTTTTCGTACAACACGGGGTGAGAGACAGTCCCGACGACTGGGCGACCCTGATGTGTCGAACGTTTCGGCGGCCGATGGTCGTCTGGGGCGTGCCAGATACAGGGCGCGTATCAGTCGCTGTCCCGGTGCACTGTCACTCGTCCTGTGTTTCCTTCAAGTCGAGTCGTGGGGCAAACGATTCGTACGTCTCGTCGCTCGAGACGATGGTGTCGCCGTCGGACTCGACGAGGTGAAGCGCGTCGAAAGGCGTGAACCCGTGGTCTTCGACGTAGGTTGCGGCGGCGACGACGGTGTCCACGTCACCGCGGACGTCCAGCAATGCAGTCGTGTTCGAGATGACGCGTTCGGTGTCTCGCCCTTCACGATACGCGACCATGAGGAGTTCGATGAGCGTGAACTGAGAGGTCCACAGGTCGTCGCGGTGCTCACGGTACACTGCTTCTGCAGCGTCACCCAGCCAATCTTCGTCCTTGATGAGGGCGAGAATGAAGTCCGTTTCCACGTACATTCAGCGTCCAGCCTCGTCGAGCGCTGCCTCGCGTGCGTCTCGGCGGAGTTCTTCGGCCGTCTTCTCGACGTCTGTGAACTCCGAGCGCAGGGCATCGAGTGGGTCGTCCTCGATTGGAATCAACTTGATACCGTCGTGAAGTTGGACGATGTGATAGTGTTCACCGTACCGCTCTCGAATCTCTTTCGGGAGCGTGAGTCGGCCACGACTGTCCAGCGTTGCCTCGGACATGTGCTCGTCTACGGTGGGCAAATACAATAATTTTCCCCGAGCTGGCGTTCTCACCCATTCAGTCACTGCGTTCGCTCCCACAGGCCGTTCCATCGGCATACAGCACACGCGTGTACTCACTCAGTCGACGGGGCGGCCACCCACTACCACGCCCTGAGACTAGAGGCGAGACTCATAACGGCGGTGGTGGTACTCACACATATGTCACCCAAGCGTCTGCTCGGCGTCGGTGGGATAGTCCTCCTCGGCGGTGTCGCGTTGGCCCTCGCAAGTCGCGCTCAGCGTGTCGCATCGAGTGCCCGTCTCGTCGGTGAACTCCTCGCAGACAGGGCCTCGACGCCAACTCGAACCGTTCGGTTCGAAGATATCGAGGGCCTCCCCAAGCCGATTCGGCGGTATCTCGAACACGTTCTGACAGAAGGTCGGCCGTACGTCCACACCGCACGACTGCACCAAGACGGTGAGTTCCGCCTCGGCGACGCGTCCGCCCCGTGGAAACCACTCGAAGCGACGCAACACTACACCGTCGAACCGCCGGGTTTCGTCTGGGACGCCCGCATCGATATCGTACCGTCCGTTCCCATTCGCGTCGTCGATGCCTTCGTCGGCGGGGAAGGATTGCTCGTCGCGAAACTGTTCTCGCTCGTTCCGGTGGCGGAAGCCGACCCATCGCAGGAACTCGACGAGGGCGAACTCGCGCGGCACCTCGCCGAGATGGTCTGGTTCCCGACGGCATTCCTTCCCGGGCAAGGCGTCGAGTGGGACGCGGTTGACGCCCACTCGGCCCGGGCGACTATCGAGTACGACGGGACGAGTGCGTCAGTCGTGTTCCACGTCGACGACGACGAAATCACGCACGTCACCGCGGACCGCTGGTACGAGATGGACGACGGGTCCTACGAGTTGCAACCGTGGACCGGATACTTCCACGACTATCACGAAGTCGATGGACTGCGCGTCCCCAGTTCGGGGGAAGTCGAGTGGAACCTCCCGGACGGCGACCTGTCCTACTGGCGGGCGGACATCGACGGCGTCGAGTACGAACCGTGAGTACGTCGAAATTGTCATCTGCCGGCGGGTTGTGGCCCCTTCGTTCGGCGCCGAGAAGGAAATCCGGAAACTCTACCACTCGTCACAGTAACCAGCGAGATAGATGAGCGACTCCGCCTCCCCGCTTCGAATTCTGCTCACCAACGACGACGGTATCGACGCCCCCGGCCTCGCCGCGATGCGCGAAGAACTCACCGCCATCGGAGAGGTGACCGTCGTCGCACCCGCGGAGAACCAAAGCGGCGTCGGGCGCGCCCGCAACGAACACGCCATCCGCCGAGACCACCCGTGGGGGTACGCCCTCGAAGGAACGCCCGCAGACTGTGTCGCGTACGGTCTCCGTGGCCTCGACGCGGACTTCGATATCGTCGTCTCTGGTATCAACGACGGCCCGAACGCCGGTAACTACGTCGTCGGCCGGTCGGGGACGGTCGGCGCAGGAATCGAATCGGCATTCCTCGGCACGCCGGCACTCGCAATCTCCAGTTACCACGCACGGGACTTCTTCTGCCACCCGCCAGAAGAGTACGACTTCTCTCGACCGGCCCGCGTCGCTCGCGCCCTCACCGAACGCGTCTGCGGGGCCGGAATCTTCGACGACGTGGACCTCCTCAACGTGAACGCCCCAATCGACGTTCCGAACCCTCGCATGCGCGTGACCCGCCCACTCGCAGACTACGACCAACAGGTCGACCACCACGACGATACCACCTTGCTCCCCGACGGTGACCGCGAAGACGGACTCGGCGACGACGAGGTTCTCGTCCGTCTGCGCGACGTGTCGTGGCCCGATACCGTCGGATACCAAAACCCGTTCCCACCGAACGACGAGTATCGAGCACGCTACCCCGTCGGAAGTGACCGCCGCGCGATGGTCGACGGCGAGGTGAGTGTCTCACCCCTCGCGGTTCACCACGGGCACACGGAAGACCCGAAACTCGCGAGTGTCGTCGAGAGTCTCTCCGAGCACGTCGAGTGAAGTAGCGACGAGTGCGTTCGGTCACCTGATTCGAGGGCTGGACCTCGCCCGGGAACAGACCGCACGTGACGACAGTTCCGAATTTCTCCTGATTTCGACTGTGTTAGCAACGCTCGCGTCGGTATCGCTAACCGCTAGGACCGCTAACATCTTCCGATGAGTCTCCGCGGGTCCACCCTCACCCTCGCCGTCGTCACGATGCTACTCCTCACGAGCGTCGGCCCGGTTACGGCGGTTCCTAACGCCCGAATTACCGTGAGTGACGCGACGGTCACACCGACCACACCCGTCGTCGGCGAACAGGTCGTCGTCTCAGTCACTATCTCGAACTCGGTCGGCAGTCCCTCTGCCGCCGAAATCGAGGAGGTCAGACTCACCGACGGTGCGGACGATAAAACCGCCCGTGCTCAGCGACTCGGCACGCTCTCTCCCGGAGATTCGGTGACCGTTCCGCTCGCGCTGACGTTCGAGACGGCAGGACCACGCAAACTCTCGCTCACCGTCACTGGAACAGACGAAGACGGAGACGACGTGCGAATCGAACGACCGGTCCCGATAGCCGTCGAAGATGCACCGCCGCTGGTAGACGTCGAAATCGAAGACGCCGTCGTCGACGCCGAAACGCGTGTCGCGGTGTCACTCTCGAATCCAACGACAGCAGACATGCGGAACATCGTCGTCTCTGTCGCCGAGTTCGGCGGCACGACACCGGTCAGAACGGCCTCGGTCGCGACCCTTCCAGCGGGTGCGACGGAGGTCCGAAATCTCACCGTCGTCCCCGCCGAAGTCGGTGAATCGACGCTCGAACTCGGCGTCAACTACACCACTGCGTCCGGGACCGAACGGACACTGAGTGTCGACACTCCCGTTCTGACGGCCGCGTTCGCCGACGACGTACAACTCACACTTAGCCCCGTCCGCGAGGGCGACGACGGTGCCGCCGCACCCGATATCGTGTCACTCCTCGCTGGAGGTGGTGGCGCAGGTGCCGCCCTTGGTGGCGGCGTGACGGACGGTGCGGACGACGAATCCACGGAGTCGACCGCCCGTTTCGACGTCGTCGTCACGAACTTCGGGTCGGCACCGATTTCAGACGTGGTCGTCGAACCCACGACACAGGGTGCAGTGCTCCCGAGACTGTCGATTCCGGGGCCAATTCCCCCGGGTGAATCGGGAACTGCGACGCTGGACCTCTCGGAAGTGCGTGAGACTGGCCCCCTCACACTCCGGGCCACGTATCGTGTCGGCGTCCAACCCGGAGAGACCACTCGCACAATCGAGTATCGACCCGCTGTCGCTGACCTCGTGTTTACGGACCTCGACGTATCCGTCGAAGACGGTGACCTCCGAATCCTCGGGAACGTCGCCAATCAG is a window from the Haloferax litoreum genome containing:
- a CDS encoding type II toxin-antitoxin system VapC family toxin, which gives rise to MYVETDFILALIKDEDWLGDAAEAVYREHRDDLWTSQFTLIELLMVAYREGRDTERVISNTTALLDVRGDVDTVVAAATYVEDHGFTPFDALHLVESDGDTIVSSDETYESFAPRLDLKETQDE
- a CDS encoding lipid II:glycine glycyltransferase FemX, which gives rise to MSQLRLEQMNLDEWDDALPSSGVEVFQTSAVLDAIDQHFDGEMRLLGAFKGQEPVALLPVFERKNPLGRVVVSPPPSMAIPYIGPILMPNSPKQSAYESVNKEFAELVMDELGVRSNRAFVRILCSPSYLDPRPFEWSGFAIKPAFTYRIDQSTQSLDDVQSQLSRSLRREIRQTQDLDVTVSREGIDGAKLVYEDVVSRYDEQDEPFGMPWEFVETLVRNLDDRCRVYVARDPDGEYLSGIIVPYSEETGYFWLGGARGVYEGLSVNNLLHWTILEDIATDEALDSVTKYDLVGANTERLCNYKSKFGGELVPYYTVESTGVGMNLAKRTYQLLNKSGERIPTK
- the surE gene encoding 5'/3'-nucleotidase SurE, with translation MSDSASPLRILLTNDDGIDAPGLAAMREELTAIGEVTVVAPAENQSGVGRARNEHAIRRDHPWGYALEGTPADCVAYGLRGLDADFDIVVSGINDGPNAGNYVVGRSGTVGAGIESAFLGTPALAISSYHARDFFCHPPEEYDFSRPARVARALTERVCGAGIFDDVDLLNVNAPIDVPNPRMRVTRPLADYDQQVDHHDDTTLLPDGDREDGLGDDEVLVRLRDVSWPDTVGYQNPFPPNDEYRARYPVGSDRRAMVDGEVSVSPLAVHHGHTEDPKLASVVESLSEHVE
- a CDS encoding DUF6544 family protein, which gives rise to MSPKRLLGVGGIVLLGGVALALASRAQRVASSARLVGELLADRASTPTRTVRFEDIEGLPKPIRRYLEHVLTEGRPYVHTARLHQDGEFRLGDASAPWKPLEATQHYTVEPPGFVWDARIDIVPSVPIRVVDAFVGGEGLLVAKLFSLVPVAEADPSQELDEGELARHLAEMVWFPTAFLPGQGVEWDAVDAHSARATIEYDGTSASVVFHVDDDEITHVTADRWYEMDDGSYELQPWTGYFHDYHEVDGLRVPSSGEVEWNLPDGDLSYWRADIDGVEYEP
- a CDS encoding winged helix-turn-helix domain-containing protein, which produces MSSASAMAEDVVWDDVGFVISSRYRVDVLERLDESPATPTQIAADSGRPVAHVSRALQELRERSLVELLVPEDRKKGRVYGITNEATGIWQVIESKQMA
- a CDS encoding AbrB/MazE/SpoVT family DNA-binding domain-containing protein, yielding MSEATLDSRGRLTLPKEIRERYGEHYHIVQLHDGIKLIPIEDDPLDALRSEFTDVEKTAEELRRDAREAALDEAGR
- a CDS encoding antibiotic ABC transporter permease, which translates into the protein MNQHSPIQYHHETAVDIDRLQQYVDVLDDVLEYARDRDYSGWDYGDGMSSRVLHTIPFDNKWFNLAVQEFIKRSPVNVRPLFRVEQRRNFKGIALFAMANRTRAQIAPWFDGAGDPERYRSDAASLTEWLVDHQVTGYSGFGGSHRHRIQHPSGRSGPRETVPNQPNLVSTSYGVKALLAGAEFDSRYPGIAKSAVDLAVEDLDYRPTDDGAVMDYYLTHPKDSYTLNALAIGARYFIELYDHFGDEEVRERAESVFDFVASKQTERGGWYYREPPTSSHLSMDNHHNGFIIESLLRYEHIVGSGRYDDEIARGLDFYARELFDEDGAPNFDEENAYPRDIHATAQGILVFTYAGQHELAARAIDWALENMYVPEEGRFYFRKHRFYTKRTTLMRWCQAWMAYALSEFVASTIAGEPSHGYGIDTLRAATETA